Within Desulfomonilaceae bacterium, the genomic segment GACCAGGGGGAGTCGAGCGAGTCGGATTTCGAAGATGTTGTGAATCTGGTGGATTCCATGATTGTCGCGAATAGTCCGCTGGAAGGCGTGCGGGTAACCCGTTTGGACGCCATATTTAACGCGGCGAAAAAAGTCTTTGCAGAGAAAGATTTTGCCAAGGCGACCATATCCGAGATTGCCAGTCTGGCGGGTGTAGCGGATGGGACAATTTACGAGTATTTCCAAAGCAAGGAAGATATTCTTCTTTCTATAGCCAAAAACCGACTCGGCTCCTATATGGAGAAGGTCACCGGCGCATTCGACATCAAGAGCCCGGATCGCAAGCTTCGCAGGCTGATCAAGTACCATTTTTCCAGTTTCTTGAGTGACCAGGAGTTCCTGAAAGTGTTTCTTCTGCGACTCTACGTTACCGAGAGGTTCTACACATCCGAGGCCTTTGAAGTATTCCGAAACTACTGCGCACTAATCGAAGACGTCGTAGAGGAGGGGAAAGCCGCCGGTGTTTTTCGTGGCACGGTCAATTCCAGAGTTTTCCGCAATATGTTTCTCGGCGCCTTTGGCCATATGTCTATGCGATGGCTAATGTTACGTGAACCGGATCATGTGGACAGGATGGAGGAGATTGAGCAAGTAACCGAGCTTCTCACATCAGCGGTTATGGACAGCCCTTCTCATAAACGGGCGCAATAAGAATGGCAGTGGCGTTTGTACTGCCGAGGACAACAGACGCCGGCGATCTGGGCCGGCGAAAGGAGTGGATGAGGATGAAAACTGACTTCAATCATGTGAGAGTAGAAATTCAGGATGGCGTGGCGGCGCTCTTCATAAACAACCCGCCGGTAAACCAGCTCTCGAAGGCCTTCGTAAAGGAATTGGCCCAAGCTATTTTCAGCGGCTTCCAGGACTCGGACGTAAAAGGAATCATTCTGACTGGAACAGGAAAGAATTTCATAGCGGGCGCGGACCTCACGGAAATTTATAAATTCACGGGAAAAGAGCCCTCGGCGCCCAGAGTGGAAACCATGTCGGATTTTTTAAACCAAATCGAGACAGGGCCAAAGCCTGTGATAGCGGCAATTAACGGCAATGCGCTCGGAGGAGGGCTTGAGATCGCCATGGCATGTCATTACCGGGTGGCATCCAGGGGCGTCCAGCTTGGGCAACCTGAGGTCAAGGTAGGGCTTATCCCTGGAGCCGGAGGCACTCAACGCTTACCGAGACTCATAGGTCTGCCCAACGCCTTGGAAATGATGACTACCGGCAACCCAATCACCGCCGAAAAGGGGTTTGACAGACGACTCATCGACGAAATAGCTGAACCTCAGGATTTAATGAACGTGGCTATTGGCGCAGTCCGTAAGTTTGTATCAGGATCCCTGTCGCTTAATGACAGGCGGACGCGTAATCGAAACAATCGACTTCCAAGCGCCAGTGAACTAAAAGCTGTCGCCAACGGCGCAAAGTTTATGGCCATGACCAAAGCAAAAGGCTATCTTGCGCCATTTAAAGTTATTGAAGCTGTAGAAAGAGGCCTCACCTTTGACATTGAAGCCGATATCCGACGAGAGGGAGAGCTTTTTGTCGAATGCGCTGTCTCGGATGTGGCCAAAAACCTCATCGGCGTATTTTTTAATACCAGGGCTGCCGGTCGGCTCCCGCGAATTGAAGGTATTAAACCGGCCCCGATTCAAAAGGCTGTGATGCTTGGTGGCGGAGTCATGGGTTCAGGGATCGTCAACCTTTTGCTCAAAGGCGGTTTCGAGACAGTTCTGTGGGACATCAACCAGGAGGCTCTGGATAGAGGCGTCTTGTCCATTAGGAAAACCTTCGATTATCCCATCAAGCAGAAAAAAATGACCCAGGATGATCTGGAGTTAATGCTGAAAAAGCAGTTCAAAGCGACAACATCTCTAGAGGAAGCGAAAGACGCGGACCTGATCATCGAAGCCGTGCTCGAAGATATGAATGTCAAACAGGGCCTGTGGAAGAAGCTCGAAAAGATCTGCCGACCAGAATCTATATTTGCCACGAATACCTCTGCTTTGCCGATTACCGAGATAGCTTCAGCGCTCAATGACCCAGGGCGAATGATTGGCCTGCATTTCTTCAATCCGGCGCACCGCATGCAGCTCTTGGAGATCATTTGCGCCAAGAAAACGTCAGACGAAACATTGGCGACTTGCGTGGCGTTCGCTCGAAAGATCAAAAAAATTCCTATCGTGGTAAATGACGCTCCTGGGTTTTATGTTTCCAGACAACTCGGCGGGCTTTTTGGTGGGTCCGTATATTTGGTCGCCGATGGAGTAAATGGGAACCAGATAGAAAGGGCTATGAAAGATTTCGGGATGCCGATGGGACCGGCGGAACTTGCCGATCTTACCGGCATAGACATCAACCATCACGTTAACAAGACGTTCGAGCGAGAGTTGGGTGAAAGATATATGGTCCATCCTCTTAACGAACTAATTTATCAAACCGGGTGTTACGGACGAAAGACCGGGGCCGGATATATGGACTACAGTGGGCCCAAACCCGTGCCCAACAAAAAAGTCGAAGACGTCATCCAGGGCTATCTGACTGAAAACGACGTCTCACCAAAGAAACTTTCCGATCAGGATATCGTTGACGCTATGCTCGCGCTCGCAATAAACGAGGCTGCGCTTATGATCGAACAGGGAGTTTGCGACAGGCCTCAAGACATGGATCTGGCCATGATCTACGGTACCGGATTTCCTCCGTACAGGGGCGGTATATTGCGCTACGCCGACAAGTGGGGCGGCGCCAACGCTCACACTAAGCTGGTTGAACTCGAGAAGCGTTACGGGTCGCGGTTCCAGCCGGCGAATCTCCTAAAAGAAATGGCCAAATCCGGTAAGACTTTTTACCCGGCCTAACGGAGGATGCGGAGCAAAAGGAACGGCACGAACTGTTACTTGATTTGCTCACGCCTGTCGCAAAGAGTTATCCCTCTGAGAATGGAATTGTCTCGGTAAGTCAAGAATCCATAACCATAAAAGGAGATACTCACATGAGAGAAGTAGTCATCGCAGGATACCTCAGAACGGCTCAATCCCGCTCACGGCCCAAGGATCCGTCCAGAGATGTATTCTGCAAAATGAGAGCCGACGAGCTGTTGGCAAAGTTACTCCCGGAACTGGCCAAGAGAACAGGTATCCAACCCGAAGAAATCGATGATTTCATCGTAGGGTGCGCCACGGCGGTTGGCGAACAATGGGCCTACGGAGGCCGTTTCCCGATTTTTTTGGCCAACTTCCCGAAAACCGTCGCCGCCAAGTTCGTGGATCAACAGTGCGGTTCCTCCATGGCCGCCATACACATGGGGTTCTTGGAGATTGCCACCGACAATGCGGATGTCGTCATGGTGGGAGGCATGGAGCACATGACGAGGATCCCGATGGGCCAATCGACGACGGAGGGTGGGTTAATCGCCCCGAACTTAGCGCTATTCTCGGCCCCGGAGTACTTACACTGGGATATGATGACGACCCTGAACATGGGGCTCACAGCCCAGAAGCTGCTCCTCCAGTGCGGCCTAACCCGGGAAGATATGGACAAATGGTCTCTGCGATCTCACCAACTCGCCGCAAAGGCTCAATCAAATGGTTTCTTCGATGGTGAGATATTGCCCATAGAGGCGAAGCAAGCTGACGGGACGGTCATGGCCGTGAAGACGGATCAGACCGTACGAGCGGACACGACACTCGAAGGTCTGGCAAAACTGTCTCCGGCTTACAAGAAAGACCACCAGATTACCGCAGGGAATTCGTCGCCCCTCAATGCGGCGGCGTCATCCATGATCTTGATGTCCAAAGAGGCGGCGCAGGCAAAAGGAATCAAGGCTCTGGCCACTATAAAGTCCATCGGGTTCGCCGGCGTGGATCCCACGATCATGGGAGCGGGGCCGGTACCCGCTAGCCACAAGGCCCTTCAAAAGGCGGGGCTGAAAGCCAAAGACGTTGATTACTGGGAGATCAACGAGGCGTTCTCCATTGTGGCTCTTAACTGCATCAAGGAACTGGGGCTGGATCCGGACAAGGTCAATGTGATGGGCGGCGCAATCGCCATTGGACATGCCCTGGGAGCGACCGGTATTCGACTCGTGGGAACTTTGGCCCGGATTCTGGAAGAGAAGAACGGGCGCTATGGATGCGCCAACGCCTGTGTGGGTGGTGGTCAAGGCGTGGCCACGATAATAGAACGAGTTGTCTGATGATTGATGAACCTGCCGAAGCGATCCGCAGGTTCATCGTCAGTTCGTAGAGTCATTAATTGAGAGGAGCGTGTCATGGAGAAAATCTGGTTGAAGTCTTACAGGAAAGATGTGCCTGCGGAGATTACGTTGGAGGAGATCACTCTTTCTGAAGCCCTTGCAAGAAGCGCTTCGCAGTTTCCTGACAATCCAGCCCTGTTATTTCAGGGTACCACGGTGACTTTTAAACAGCTAGACGAAATGGTATCTCGGTTCGCGAATTCGCTCATCTCGCTGGGCCTCCAGTCGGGTGATCGCGTAGCCACATTGCTTCCCAATCTTGTGCAGATGGTGGTGGCGATTTATGGAACGTTAAGGGCCGGCGGGATCGTTGTCACAAACAATCCATTGTACACGGACCGGGAACTGGAACATCAGTTCAATGATTCAGGGTCGAAGTTTCTGGTCTCCCTGGATTTATTTGTGCCTCGAATGATCGCTTTACGAAAGAAAACCAGTATCACTAAAATTATTTCGTGCCATATTCGTGATTACCTGCCTTCTCCGTTCAACCATCTGCCTACTCTAATAGGGAGGGGCATGCATCTCGAAACTCCTGCCGCAGAAAACATGTTCGAGTTCACAGACCTTGTAAAGGAAGATATTTCAACAACATATACTTACAAATGTAAATGGGATGACACGGCATGCCTTCTTTACACGGGCGGCACCACAGGTCTTTCCAAGGGCGTTCAATTGACTCACAAGAATCTGTCATCGAACGTTCAACAGACTAACGCATGGTTCCCTGATTTCGAGCCAGGAAATGAAACAGTGATTGGGTGTCTGCCGTTCTTTCATTCCTTCGGGATGACCTCGGCTATGAATTGCGCAATTTTCTATGGCTGGGGAAACGTATTGATTCCGAAGCCCGAACCGCAAATTATCCTTGAGGCTATTCAAAAATACAGGGTGACATTTATCGCTGCTGTGCCGACAATGTATAATGGTATGATTAATTTTCCTGAACTGAGAAATTATGATCTAGCCTCGCTCAAAGGATGTTTCTCCGGCGGAGCGCCCCTTCCCATGGAGACTATCAAGAAATTTGAGCGGTTGACAGGCAAACAGATTTGTGAGGGGTACGGTCTTACTGAGTCTTCGCCGACAACACATGTGAATCCGTATGGCGCCAAGACCAAACCTGGAACCATAGGTCTGCCCTTTTCCAATACGGACGTGAAACTGGTAGACGCGAATGACTATGACAAAGAGATTACAACACCTGGGACTCCCGGTGAGCTTTGCGTAAAAGGCCCACAGGTAATGATTGGATATATCAATAAGCCGGACGAAACAGCCCTGACTCTCAAGGATGGCTGGTTGTTGACTGGTGATATAGCTATTTTTGATGAAGAAGGTTATTTCACCATCGTGGATCGAAAGAAAGACATGATCATCTCGGGTGGTTTCAACATCTATCCACGAGATGTGGATGAAGTCCTATTCTCGCATCCCAAAATCCTTGAAGCTTGTGCGATAGGCGTTCCAGATGATTATTCAGGCGAGCGGATCAAGGCTTATGTAGTGCTCAAAGAAAGGGAAACGGCCACCACCGAAGAAATCATCGACTACTGCAAGCAAAACCTTGCGAAGTACAAGGTTCCAAAGTATGTGGAATTCGTCGATAGTCTTCCCAAGAGCGCAATAGGTAAAATCCTCCGTAAGGAGCTAAGGGCCGCTAATCAACCCAAGGCTGGCTCCGGCAAGTAGGTCAGGGCACTACATGAACGACTGTTTTCAAGTTAATTGCCCGCTCTGTCAGGAGGCGGAAAATGAGAACAAAGGTTGCAAGTGAGAATGTAGCGGACGCTGTGTGGCGCCGTGCCGCAATACCAACATAACCAACCATGTTGCGAAAAGAGCGCCTCGCAGGATTTCTCGTCGCTGCGCTCGCTCGAAATGACAACGGATTCAAAATTGTCGGAGAAATAGTTGACAGTATGTATATATGAGGCATATTACCTATACTATTCTGGTTGAATTCGGTGGAAATATATGAAAGCACGGGAGTTTGACGACAAATTCGATGCAGGGGTTGATATTTCCCAGTATATGGACATCTCTACGGCTCGAAGACCGAAACAGGAACAAAAAAGGGTAAATGTGGATTTCCCCTTGTGGATGATTCAGTTGCTGGACAAGGAAGCCAGGCGTTTGGGTGTGCCGAGGCAATCCATTATTAAGCTCTGGATAGCGGAGCGGCTCAAGAAAGCATCCTGAATATAAAGCCCCCTCCACGTCATTTCGACCCCTGGGAGAAATCCATCCCGTCGCTCGATTCCCCAATAGCCCTCCATAATCACAAACAGCGTTTGGCAAGATTTCTCGTCGCTTCGCTCGCTCGAAATGACATGGGGGAACACCACGCTTCGCGTAGGGGCTCAAAATCTTGAACCCCATGGCCTAGGGCCAGCCCCGTATGTCTGCTCTGCATTTCATGATTCTGTACCGCTTATTTCATCTTGATCGGGGGGCTTTCAATCCAGAAGGACAGGGTCAACCTCAGTGGCGAAAGAATAAGCGATTATCCCGAAATGATTGATATAATCCTGGGCGTTTTCGTCTATCATCGGAGAAATCATGACCAGAGCCGTCGCTTTTTTGTTAAGTCTTTCCTGGTAAAATTACGCCTTTTTCGCAAACAAGATGACATCGGCTCTACTCAAGCTCGATTTAATTTCCATAATCAGGAATTTGCCATTTTTTAATACGATATCGAGTTCAATCTGTTCCGGCCGTCCGAAAACGATTCCATCTTCATCGGGTTCAACAACGTGCATTACCTTCAAGTCGGTGTTTCTTTTGAAGATTCTTATCGATGCGTTGTGGAATGATTTTTCGGGCCCCATCCCCCATCGAGCTTCAAGAGCGCCAACGGTGGATGCAAAGAGATCTTCAAGCATCTCATCGGTAATTTCGACAATCTTCATCTTCGAAAGAGTTTCATTAATTGCCTTTTGATTTTGTTCCCATCGTTTCTGGCTTTTCTCCCAGCGTTGCTCAAACGTCTCTTTCTCTACGAACCTCTCCTTTACGACGTTATTGATCGCGTCGTGAACCCCTTCGTTTGTTTGAATTGTTTCGACGATTTCTTTTTAGATTTTGTCTTTAAAGTTAATCGATTTCATGACCCACCCCTGTTGTATTTATAATCATTATAACAGCCTTGGTCCCAGGCGTCCATCAATATGAACGGCGCCCCCACGGTATTACCGTGTGTGTAATGGAGGCTCTCGATGTCATTTCGAGCGCCGTGGGAAACCTTTCGCTATCCATGACCGTAACCCATAACCCATAGTGTCGCTATGGGCTGTTCTCAATACAGACAAATAGTGTGAAATTGATCGAGGACATTAGCAAAAAAACCGGTTTTGTGTACAATAGGCCGAGGCGCTACACCATAAACAAAGAGCATAGGATATTTGGAGTGGCTTATAACAACACAAATAATTTTTCTTTGGCTGTGTTTTCGGATCATGCCGCAAATCAGATCAACCGCAGGGGAATAACGCCTAAAGACATCCGTGAGGTTCTCGCCAACCCTTTAAGCATAGCGCCGTCGAGAGAAGGCCGTGTCGTTATTCAGGGCCTCGTCATTTCGGAGATTTCCCGCAAGTCTGCTTTATTAAGAATATTTGTTGATGTTGATAGAAATCCTCCAGTAATAGTGACAGCCTACAAAACCAGTAAACTGGAGAAATATGGAGTCCAACAATGAACGTGACATACGATTCCAATACCGATACCCTCACGGTAGTCTTCAAACCTGGACCAGTTGCGGAGAGTGATGAAGGCAAGAATGGCGTTATCCTCGATTACGACGAAGAGGGGGACTTGGTCAGCCTGGAAATCCTTGACGCTTCGAAGAAGGTTCCGGACTATGCGACATTACAATTTAAGGTGGCATGATTAACGGCTCAAAGATTTGATAGGTTAATGTTGGACAGCACGGGCTGTCCAACATATAAATTCTCACAAGATGTACAATTTACGGTATTGGTTTCGTTCTCCCACGGCGTCGTCGTGGGGGGCCACCGTGCCGCAATACCAACATGACCAACCATCTTGCCAAACAGCGTTTGGCAAGATTTCCCGTCGATGCGCCCGAAATGACATTGGGGATATTCTTACGTAGGGTGGGCCGTGCCCACCATTCTTTCTACGCGAAGATCGTCCAAATATTGTCAAACCCATTAATATCCAATACGAACGAGAAGTTGATGCCGATTGTCAAATATGGTACGCTAATTTAAACAATGCGGCGACTGAGTCATGCCTGGAACGACACGGAATAGGGCCATAAATTATGCCAACAATTAGCCTATTTTACGGGATTGTTATCAGAATGTTTTTCGACGACCATGGCCCTCCCCAGGCAACACCACGTCCCAAGTCCTATCGAACCACTACAGTAAGAGGTTTCGAACAATGACCTATTACGATGTCGTAGAGGCAAAAGTAACAAAGCATTTGGAATTTACAGTCAAATTTGCTGACGGCGCCTCAGGAAGAGTGAAGATACTACCTACGCATCTTCACGGAGTCTTTGCCAAACTGGCTGATCCAACTATTTTTCAACAAATACGAGTAACCGACGGATTTGTGTCCTGGCCGGGAAATATCGATCTGGCTCCTGACGCCATGTATGGAGCTATAAGCCGGAAGGGGGAATGGGTGCTTTCCTGATTCAGACTAATGAAACACCAACCTCAATTGGTCCCCAAGGATTTGGAGGCCCATAAATGGAAGTTGAGGAGATCCGGACAATTCTGAGCAAGAACCGCTTGAGCCTAGCAATCTACAACATCAAGGCGCTTTACGTTTTCGGGTCTGTTGTCAGGGGTGAAGCGGGTCCGGATAGTGATCTGGACATGCTTGTAGAGTTCGAATCAACAGCGCATATTGGCCTTTTCGAATTCTCGCGTCTCCAACGAACGCTGTCGGAAATTCTAGGAAGATCTGTCGATTTGACCACTCCTGACGCATTGAGCAAGGCTTTCAGAGACCAAGTTTTGAGTGAGGCGGTCCGTGCCGCCTAGACAACTGCTTTTCCGTATTCGGGATATACTTGACGCACTCGAAATGCGGAATTGGAAACGACATCATGCGCGACTTTTTAGAAAATCATCGGGCTCAACACCCGCCTGCTTCAAAATCGCTCGGAGAGTAACGAAAGCCGCCAAGTTTGCCCATTTAATTTCCGCATCCGACAATCAAAGGATACTCAAATTGGTCGGCGACTACCTCCAATGGCGTCGATTGGTTGCGCTCAGACCTGGCTTCCAGCAATTTTCGCGCCACGTCACGCGCTATTTCCATGGTCTCTGTAACTGTGCGCCCCTGGGCCACCAACCCCTGCAAATCTTCCGAGGTCGCAAGGTACACACCTTCGGGCAACCTCTCGACACGTATTCTGAGGATCTTCTCCATGGTTCACTTCCTCATGGCCGAAACCTAAGTTAAACATTCCTATAAGATACTATAATCATGACCCGCATGACGAAAATAATCGATCGTATCGCTCAATAATTTCAATTTAACGTGTATGACAGCACAGGAGTTTGACGACAAATTCGATGCGGGGGTTGATTTTTCCCAGTATATAGACATCCCTACGGCTCGAAGACCGAAATAGGAATAAAAAAGGATAAATGTGGATTTCCCCTTGTGGATGATTCAGTTACTGGACAAGGAAGCTAGGCTTTTGGGTGTGCCGAGGCAATCCATTATTAAGCTCTGGATAGCGGAGCGGCTCAAGAAAGCATCCTGAATATAAAGCCCCCCAATGTCATTTCGACCCCTGGGAGAAATCCATCCCGTCGCTCGATTCCCCAATAGCCCTCCATAATCACAAACAGCGTTTGGCGGGATTTCTCGTCGCTGCGCTCGCTCGAAATGACAAACGAGGAGGCCCTTTACAGATGATTCCGGCTGGTGGGGTTGTGATCCATCCGGCTACCCATAGCGTTGCTATGCGCTATTCTGCGTGACCCCTCCGGGGTCAAAACTCCGGCGATGTTAACACAGTGCGACCTCAATAGCCCCGTAGGGGCGGCGTCATAATAACCCACGGCATCGCCGTGGGAATGGTTCATTGCGGATGGGATTTTCCGTCCACCCCTCGGAACATAATGATATGTGGAAACACATCGCGTCTCGTAGGGGTTCAAAATCTTGAACCCCTTGAAACCGGCATTACCGTTCATTCGATTTCGTCTTCCCATCCCTCCACAAATATGTTAAAATCTATCAAAAATGTACGAACAAAATTCAATGAAAATAGCCCTTCACAAAAAAATCCGCCCTGTTAGAATTCAGTTAAAATTTTCTTGTTGACTTTCCTTCATTTTCCATGTTACAAGAATGTCAAAATATTAGGCTTGAATAAAACTAAAGGTTCGCCGTATAAAAAGGCTGAGCCGCTATTTCTCGAAGATCTTGGCCGGATCCGAGGGAAACTGGCGGTATGAGGCCTCCCGAAAGTTGTATGGCGATATGGTTTTAACTGCCTTCGGGCAATTTTATTTTGGATTGGGAGGAAGAGAGATGAAGAAACTTTGGTTGGGCATTTTAGCGACGATGTTGGTTGTCGTATTCGTCGCGCCCAGTTTCGCATGGGAATTCACCATGACGGGCGAGTACGAATACCGGCTCAGGTATTTTACTCGATCGGGTAATAACGACCTCTTCGGTCAAGCTTTCGTGCAGGACGGCGGAATTAACAATAGTTTCGAGGTTCAAAGACCAGTGGCCCAAACATGGGCTACGACCACGCTGCCTCCGACATTGTCTGCTAGGACCGCTTACGGGATAGCTGGGGCCGTGCCAGCAACTGCCAACTCGAACTACGTTGGTTTCGCTGGACCCAACTATTACAATAATGGGTTCAGTAATCCAACAGGCCCGGCTCCAAGACTGGCTGACGACGCGGCTAGCGCCGGAGTAGTAGTTACACGAGGCGGTTTTTCTCGTTATGGTTGCGACGCGCTGTACAACGACCAACGCTTGACCTTTGTTCCCTCCATAAGAGTGAACAACGCCATTAGAGTGCACGGCGTATACACTGTTGGTGGTTTTCGGAACAAATACGCTCAAAACACGTCGGATGCCTATGGGCAAGTTTCCGCTGGCACCCCACCTTTCGAGCGCTATTATACCCTGCAGACTCATGAAGGCGCCTACAACACCGCGGCGATCGGTAGCTGGGAACAGGTCAGGGCTACAATTCAGCTTCCTCTTTTCATCATATCAATCGGCGCCAAGGACTTCCCCTTCGGCACAGGCACGAACTTCGCGAATAATAGCGTATCAGAAGCTTTCCTAATGATTGTTCCTTATGGGCCGTTCAGGCTTATGTGGGGAAATTGGTTGGCGAGAAACAGGATTGGCGCCGCAAGCTGGGAAACCGTTCCTGACAAAGACAGAAAGGCCAATTTTTACGGAGGCTTCCTGTTCACATACGACAATGGTCCAGTGCAATTAGGCGGGGCAGCCGTATATGAACAACGTCATTACAACGTTCCTAATTCGCCTACTACTGCTTATGATTATACTTCCCCGCTTTATCTTGGCTTTGGAAAGTACAACAACGGACGCTTCTTCCTGAACGCAGAGTATGCATGCGGAACCCAGGATGTTCGCAGGGTGGGTTACTATGGCACAGATGTAGAACTGTATAACGCTTTTGCCGAGGGAGGCGTGATGTGCGGACCTGGAAAGTTGAGCCTTATGTGGGCGCAATCTTCCGGTCCAGTGCTAAACAACGGTGCCAGGATATCCTCTGGCGCTGCGGCTTTTGGAAAAGTTTACGCTGCGAATCCGGTTAACTACCAGGTTTTGGACCCATATAGCTTCCTGATGTTCCCGATATACGGTGGTGGAAACGACACCTTCAATGCAGACGGAACTGGACAACTCGGCGATGGGATGGTGCTCGCCGCTAGAGTCGATTACGCTGCCGCGGCGAACTTGAACCTGTTTGGAACTTACATGTGGGCAAGGCGCCTCGAGACGGCCGGTTACTGGGCTGGTGGTAAGCTGGCGGCTGTAAATAGCACAACCGGAACGGTTAACGGCGGTGGCGCAAGCGTTAGCGTAGCTTCGGCGCAGGCTTGGAAAGCGGCTGCGCTTGGCGGCGATGCGGCTAATATGAATCCGTATCCTGATGACAACTTCATCGGCTGGGAAGCGCAGGCAGGCGTTGACTGGAAACTGCTTGAAAACCTGAGCATGAATCTCAAGTATTCTTATTGGTCAGTCGGCCCCTGGTTTGATACGGCTTACCGCGCATTCACGGCTCAGACTACCGGTGGCACGGGCCTTGGTGTCCAAGGACAGGGGTTGATGTTTGGACGTGACGCCATTCAAGCCCTCCACGGCTCATTCAATATCACATTCTAAGTCTTTAACTTAGTTGAATCCAAAAGCCCGTTGGCATTTAGCCTTCGGGCTTTTTTCTTGTACGTAGGGCGGGCCGTGCCCGCCATTCTTTCCCCATCGAATCCGT encodes:
- a CDS encoding TetR family transcriptional regulator gives rise to the protein MQSVSGHVSDDAEASRQNDAASTTKWKILAAAEEVMSEKGFASSSISEIARKANVTDSVIYQHFKGKQHLLFSVPGEKLKNQLVLLKEHLAGMRDVQSQLQKVMWLQLRYHDTHRGYARLLLLECRSFEAFYSSPAYEILREYTRIVSSILARGVKERRFRSDVPIRLMRDTILGTLDMVTISALTIDQGESSESDFEDVVNLVDSMIVANSPLEGVRVTRLDAIFNAAKKVFAEKDFAKATISEIASLAGVADGTIYEYFQSKEDILLSIAKNRLGSYMEKVTGAFDIKSPDRKLRRLIKYHFSSFLSDQEFLKVFLLRLYVTERFYTSEAFEVFRNYCALIEDVVEEGKAAGVFRGTVNSRVFRNMFLGAFGHMSMRWLMLREPDHVDRMEEIEQVTELLTSAVMDSPSHKRAQ
- a CDS encoding 3-hydroxyacyl-CoA dehydrogenase NAD-binding domain-containing protein, which translates into the protein MKTDFNHVRVEIQDGVAALFINNPPVNQLSKAFVKELAQAIFSGFQDSDVKGIILTGTGKNFIAGADLTEIYKFTGKEPSAPRVETMSDFLNQIETGPKPVIAAINGNALGGGLEIAMACHYRVASRGVQLGQPEVKVGLIPGAGGTQRLPRLIGLPNALEMMTTGNPITAEKGFDRRLIDEIAEPQDLMNVAIGAVRKFVSGSLSLNDRRTRNRNNRLPSASELKAVANGAKFMAMTKAKGYLAPFKVIEAVERGLTFDIEADIRREGELFVECAVSDVAKNLIGVFFNTRAAGRLPRIEGIKPAPIQKAVMLGGGVMGSGIVNLLLKGGFETVLWDINQEALDRGVLSIRKTFDYPIKQKKMTQDDLELMLKKQFKATTSLEEAKDADLIIEAVLEDMNVKQGLWKKLEKICRPESIFATNTSALPITEIASALNDPGRMIGLHFFNPAHRMQLLEIICAKKTSDETLATCVAFARKIKKIPIVVNDAPGFYVSRQLGGLFGGSVYLVADGVNGNQIERAMKDFGMPMGPAELADLTGIDINHHVNKTFERELGERYMVHPLNELIYQTGCYGRKTGAGYMDYSGPKPVPNKKVEDVIQGYLTENDVSPKKLSDQDIVDAMLALAINEAALMIEQGVCDRPQDMDLAMIYGTGFPPYRGGILRYADKWGGANAHTKLVELEKRYGSRFQPANLLKEMAKSGKTFYPA
- a CDS encoding acetyl-CoA C-acetyltransferase gives rise to the protein MREVVIAGYLRTAQSRSRPKDPSRDVFCKMRADELLAKLLPELAKRTGIQPEEIDDFIVGCATAVGEQWAYGGRFPIFLANFPKTVAAKFVDQQCGSSMAAIHMGFLEIATDNADVVMVGGMEHMTRIPMGQSTTEGGLIAPNLALFSAPEYLHWDMMTTLNMGLTAQKLLLQCGLTREDMDKWSLRSHQLAAKAQSNGFFDGEILPIEAKQADGTVMAVKTDQTVRADTTLEGLAKLSPAYKKDHQITAGNSSPLNAAASSMILMSKEAAQAKGIKALATIKSIGFAGVDPTIMGAGPVPASHKALQKAGLKAKDVDYWEINEAFSIVALNCIKELGLDPDKVNVMGGAIAIGHALGATGIRLVGTLARILEEKNGRYGCANACVGGGQGVATIIERVV
- a CDS encoding long-chain fatty acid--CoA ligase, whose translation is MEKIWLKSYRKDVPAEITLEEITLSEALARSASQFPDNPALLFQGTTVTFKQLDEMVSRFANSLISLGLQSGDRVATLLPNLVQMVVAIYGTLRAGGIVVTNNPLYTDRELEHQFNDSGSKFLVSLDLFVPRMIALRKKTSITKIISCHIRDYLPSPFNHLPTLIGRGMHLETPAAENMFEFTDLVKEDISTTYTYKCKWDDTACLLYTGGTTGLSKGVQLTHKNLSSNVQQTNAWFPDFEPGNETVIGCLPFFHSFGMTSAMNCAIFYGWGNVLIPKPEPQIILEAIQKYRVTFIAAVPTMYNGMINFPELRNYDLASLKGCFSGGAPLPMETIKKFERLTGKQICEGYGLTESSPTTHVNPYGAKTKPGTIGLPFSNTDVKLVDANDYDKEITTPGTPGELCVKGPQVMIGYINKPDETALTLKDGWLLTGDIAIFDEEGYFTIVDRKKDMIISGGFNIYPRDVDEVLFSHPKILEACAIGVPDDYSGERIKAYVVLKERETATTEEIIDYCKQNLAKYKVPKYVEFVDSLPKSAIGKILRKELRAANQPKAGSGK
- a CDS encoding DUF3782 domain-containing protein — encoded protein: MVETIQTNEGVHDAINNVVKERFVEKETFEQRWEKSQKRWEQNQKAINETLSKMKIVEITDEMLEDLFASTVGALEARWGMGPEKSFHNASIRIFKRNTDLKVMHVVEPDEDGIVFGRPEQIELDIVLKNGKFLIMEIKSSLSRADVILFAKKA
- a CDS encoding DUF4258 domain-containing protein, which produces MKLIEDISKKTGFVYNRPRRYTINKEHRIFGVAYNNTNNFSLAVFSDHAANQINRRGITPKDIREVLANPLSIAPSREGRVVIQGLVISEISRKSALLRIFVDVDRNPPVIVTAYKTSKLEKYGVQQ
- a CDS encoding DUF2283 domain-containing protein, translated to MNVTYDSNTDTLTVVFKPGPVAESDEGKNGVILDYDEEGDLVSLEILDASKKVPDYATLQFKVA
- a CDS encoding DUF2442 domain-containing protein, with translation MTYYDVVEAKVTKHLEFTVKFADGASGRVKILPTHLHGVFAKLADPTIFQQIRVTDGFVSWPGNIDLAPDAMYGAISRKGEWVLS
- a CDS encoding nucleotidyltransferase family protein gives rise to the protein MEVEEIRTILSKNRLSLAIYNIKALYVFGSVVRGEAGPDSDLDMLVEFESTAHIGLFEFSRLQRTLSEILGRSVDLTTPDALSKAFRDQVLSEAVRAA